From the Phreatobacter oligotrophus genome, one window contains:
- a CDS encoding ABC transporter ATP-binding protein, whose product MDASAHQPIISVRDLAVGFGERLIIDGLDLDVQPGEVLGVVGGSGTGKSVLTRCILGLVPKRRGTIEAFGQNLDGLSRAEHKAVERRWGVLFQHGALFSSLTVKQNIQVPLREYLKLSEPLMDEIARLKIAMVGLRPDAGDKYPSELSGGMIKRAALARALALDPEIVFLDEPTSGLDPIGAEEFDTLIRTLRDTLGLTVYMVTHDLDSLARICDRIAALAEGRVIATGTMADMLRHPHPWLRKYFGGERARAAGVKA is encoded by the coding sequence ATGGACGCATCCGCGCACCAGCCCATCATCTCGGTCCGCGACCTCGCCGTCGGCTTCGGCGAGCGGCTGATCATCGACGGGCTCGACCTCGACGTGCAGCCCGGCGAGGTGCTCGGCGTCGTCGGCGGCTCCGGCACCGGCAAGTCGGTCCTCACCCGCTGCATCCTCGGCCTCGTGCCGAAGCGGCGCGGCACGATCGAGGCCTTCGGCCAGAATCTCGACGGCCTGTCGCGCGCCGAGCACAAGGCGGTCGAGCGCCGCTGGGGCGTGCTGTTCCAGCACGGCGCGCTGTTTTCCTCGCTCACCGTGAAGCAGAACATCCAGGTGCCGCTGCGCGAGTACCTCAAGCTCTCCGAGCCGCTGATGGACGAGATCGCCCGGCTCAAGATCGCCATGGTGGGCCTGAGGCCGGATGCCGGCGACAAGTACCCGTCCGAACTGTCGGGTGGCATGATCAAGCGCGCGGCGCTGGCGCGCGCCCTGGCGCTGGACCCCGAGATCGTCTTCCTCGACGAGCCGACATCGGGCCTCGACCCCATCGGCGCCGAGGAATTTGATACGCTCATCAGGACCTTGCGGGACACCTTGGGGTTGACGGTGTATATGGTGACCCACGATCTCGATAGCCTGGCGCGAATCTGCGACCGCATCGCAGCCCTCGCCGAGGGCCGGGTCATCGCCACGGGGACGATGGCGGACATGCTCCGCCATCCCCACCCGTGGTTGCGGAAATATTTCGGTGGCGAGCGCGCCCGCGCCGCCGGGGTCAAGGCCTAA
- a CDS encoding MCE family protein — protein METKANTTLIGLFTLGVMAIFALFLWWFLRVSDRQDREDFRIVFSGAVGGLRTGSPVYFNGIRKGEVRRIDIDPNDPRKVVAVVALQPGTPISTATRAGLNVALLSGIASVNLANGPEPAQPLQREAGVPPKIGPDVPGGSDIMSGAQQTMNTLNGLVERLDRLVAEGQGSVQRSLNNVERFTAALGDNSDGIRDFLTQVGDAAKQISALTQRLDRVTSQVESMMEGAQPGRITSILKNIDDLTGGLNAQSQNLGDLLRDARTAANSLTQTLGSVNEVATTFDVRALNRTLAGADRVIQSLDSERIGRAMANIDRFTQALGDNSANVDALLKNATEVSSKLNGMADRLDALLKNFSGDGNNGMFAEFTATARSIRTLAERLDTRTAQLSTSITGFTDRTIRDIQSLSADGRRTLSELERTLRSLERNPQRFIFGGSGVPEYNRR, from the coding sequence ATGGAGACCAAGGCCAACACCACGCTGATCGGCCTGTTCACCCTCGGGGTCATGGCGATCTTCGCCCTGTTCCTCTGGTGGTTCCTGCGCGTCAGCGACCGTCAGGACCGCGAGGACTTCCGCATCGTCTTCTCCGGCGCCGTCGGCGGCCTGCGCACCGGCTCGCCCGTCTATTTCAACGGCATCCGCAAGGGCGAGGTCCGGCGCATCGACATCGACCCGAACGACCCGCGCAAGGTGGTCGCCGTGGTCGCCCTCCAGCCCGGCACGCCCATCTCCACCGCCACCCGCGCCGGCCTCAATGTCGCGCTGCTCTCAGGCATCGCCTCGGTGAACCTCGCCAATGGTCCCGAGCCGGCCCAGCCGCTGCAGCGCGAGGCGGGCGTCCCGCCGAAGATCGGCCCGGACGTGCCCGGCGGCTCCGACATCATGTCGGGCGCGCAGCAGACCATGAACACGCTGAACGGCCTCGTGGAGCGCCTGGACCGCCTCGTGGCGGAGGGGCAGGGCTCGGTTCAGCGCAGCCTGAACAATGTCGAGCGCTTCACCGCCGCGCTGGGTGACAATTCCGACGGCATCCGCGACTTCCTCACCCAGGTGGGCGATGCCGCCAAGCAGATCTCAGCGCTGACCCAGCGCCTCGACCGGGTCACCTCGCAGGTCGAATCGATGATGGAGGGCGCCCAGCCCGGCCGCATCACCTCGATCCTGAAGAACATCGACGACCTGACCGGTGGCCTGAACGCGCAGAGCCAGAATCTCGGCGACCTGCTGCGCGACGCCCGCACCGCCGCCAATTCGCTCACCCAGACGCTGGGCAGCGTGAACGAGGTCGCCACCACCTTCGACGTGCGCGCCCTCAACCGGACCCTGGCCGGCGCCGACCGCGTCATCCAGTCGCTGGATTCGGAACGCATCGGCCGCGCCATGGCCAATATCGACCGCTTCACCCAGGCGCTCGGCGACAACTCCGCCAATGTCGATGCGCTGCTCAAGAACGCCACCGAGGTCTCCAGCAAGCTCAACGGCATGGCCGACCGGCTCGACGCGCTGCTGAAGAACTTCTCCGGCGACGGGAACAACGGCATGTTCGCCGAGTTCACCGCGACGGCCCGTTCGATCCGGACGCTGGCCGAACGGCTCGATACCCGCACCGCGCAGCTGTCGACCTCCATCACCGGCTTCACGGATCGGACGATCCGCGATATTCAATCCCTGTCGGCCGACGGCCGGCGCACGCTGTCGGAACTGGAGCGGACATTGCGGTCCCTGGAGCGCAATCCCCAGCGGTTCATCTTCGGCGGCTCGGGCGTGCCCGAATACAATCGCCGCTAG
- a CDS encoding ABC-type transport auxiliary lipoprotein family protein, with the protein MTALAGLILLAGCSSSNAPRAFDLIAPSTFPARAGAVRGQLIVVEPKAIASLDTERIAVRAPGGAYSYLSDGAWADRLPKLLQARLIQAFENANRLRSVGRPGDRLASDWQLIADVRSFEVVAGGATEVVVELSVKLVNDRSGRILAGRVFSGRAPAAGIDAGNVSAAFNTAVQGVLGEIVIWATGQV; encoded by the coding sequence GTGACGGCCCTTGCGGGCCTCATCCTGCTGGCGGGTTGCTCATCGTCCAATGCGCCGCGCGCCTTCGACCTCATCGCTCCCTCGACATTTCCGGCCCGTGCCGGCGCCGTGCGCGGCCAGCTGATCGTCGTCGAGCCCAAGGCCATTGCCAGCTTGGACACCGAGCGCATCGCCGTGCGCGCGCCGGGCGGCGCCTATTCCTATCTCTCCGACGGCGCCTGGGCCGACCGCCTGCCGAAGCTGCTGCAGGCCCGCCTCATCCAGGCCTTCGAGAACGCCAACCGCCTGCGCTCGGTCGGCCGCCCCGGTGACCGCCTGGCCTCCGACTGGCAGCTCATCGCCGACGTCCGCTCCTTCGAGGTCGTCGCCGGTGGCGCCACGGAGGTGGTGGTCGAGCTCTCGGTGAAGCTGGTCAATGACCGCTCCGGCCGCATCCTCGCGGGCCGGGTCTTCAGCGGCCGTGCCCCGGCCGCCGGCATCGATGCCGGCAATGTCTCGGCCGCCTTCAACACCGCCGTCCAGGGCGTGCTCGGCGAGATCGTCATCTGGGCCACCGGCCAGGTCTGA